In Thauera sp. JM12B12, one DNA window encodes the following:
- the cbbX gene encoding CbbX protein, translating into MNAPEQAPAPAIEPGSAIDLGAEFRDAGIGEVLESLDRELVGLAPVKRRVREIAALLLVDRVRQRLGLATEHPSLHMSFTGNPGTGKTTVAMRMAEILHRLGYCRRGHVVAVTRDDLVGQYIGHTAPKTKEVLKRAMGGVLFIDEAYYLYRPENEKDYGQEAIEILLQVMENQRDDLVVILAGYADRMERFFESNPGMKSRIAHHVDFPDYSNDELGEIAQRMLAGWNYRFDEAARVAFADYIVLRRRQPHFANARSIRNALDRMRLRQALRVFESGATVDAEALTTLTEADVRASRHFQPAEAG; encoded by the coding sequence ATGAACGCCCCCGAGCAGGCTCCCGCCCCCGCCATCGAGCCTGGCAGCGCCATCGACCTCGGCGCCGAGTTCCGCGACGCCGGCATCGGCGAAGTGCTCGAATCCCTCGACCGCGAGCTCGTCGGCCTCGCCCCCGTCAAGCGCCGGGTGCGCGAGATCGCCGCCCTGCTGCTCGTCGACCGCGTGCGCCAGCGCCTGGGGCTGGCCACCGAGCACCCCTCGCTGCACATGAGCTTCACCGGCAACCCCGGCACCGGCAAGACCACGGTGGCGATGCGCATGGCCGAGATCCTGCACCGCCTGGGCTACTGCCGCCGCGGCCACGTGGTCGCGGTAACGCGCGACGACCTCGTCGGCCAGTACATCGGCCACACCGCACCCAAGACCAAGGAGGTCTTGAAGCGCGCGATGGGCGGCGTGCTCTTCATCGACGAGGCCTACTACCTCTACCGCCCCGAGAACGAAAAGGACTATGGCCAGGAGGCGATCGAGATCCTGCTGCAGGTGATGGAGAACCAGCGCGACGACCTCGTCGTGATCCTCGCCGGCTACGCCGACCGCATGGAGCGCTTCTTCGAATCCAACCCCGGCATGAAGTCGCGCATCGCCCACCATGTGGACTTCCCGGACTACAGCAACGACGAGCTTGGCGAAATCGCCCAGCGCATGCTCGCCGGCTGGAACTACCGCTTCGACGAGGCCGCGCGCGTCGCCTTCGCCGACTACATCGTGCTGCGCCGGCGCCAGCCCCACTTCGCCAACGCGCGCAGCATCCGCAACGCGCTCGACCGCATGCGCCTGCGCCAGGCCCTGCGCGTGTTCGAATCGGGTGCCACGGTCGACGCCGAGGCGCTGACCACGCTCACCGAGGCCGACGTGCGCGCCAGCCGCCATTTCCAGCCCGCCGAGGCCGGCTGA
- a CDS encoding ribulose bisphosphate carboxylase small subunit, protein MRITQGCFSFLPDLTDTQIAAQINYCLDQGWAVAIEFTDDPHPRNTYWNMWGLPMFELRDPAGVMGELKACREANPETYIRINAFDSTKGWETVRMSFIVQRPTAEPGFRLVRQETRGRSLRYTMESYAVGRNPEGARYAG, encoded by the coding sequence ATGCGCATCACCCAAGGCTGCTTTTCCTTCCTGCCCGACCTCACCGACACCCAGATCGCCGCGCAGATCAACTACTGCCTCGACCAGGGCTGGGCGGTCGCCATCGAGTTCACCGACGACCCGCACCCGCGCAACACCTACTGGAACATGTGGGGCCTGCCGATGTTCGAGCTGCGCGACCCGGCCGGCGTCATGGGCGAGCTCAAGGCCTGCCGCGAGGCCAACCCCGAGACCTACATCCGCATCAACGCCTTCGATTCCACCAAGGGCTGGGAGACGGTGCGCATGTCCTTCATCGTCCAGCGCCCCACCGCCGAACCCGGTTTCCGCCTCGTCCGCCAGGAAACCCGCGGCCGCAGCCTGCGCTACACGATGGAGAGCTACGCCGTCGGCCGCAACCCGGAAGGCGCGCGCTACGCGGGCTGA
- a CDS encoding form I ribulose bisphosphate carboxylase large subunit has protein sequence MGAADTPQQILDPKKRYQAGVLKYAQMGYWDADYEPKDTDVLAVFRITPQEGVDPIEAAAAVAGESSTATWTVVWTDRLTACDMYRAKAYRIDPVPGQEGQYFCWVAYDLDLFEEGSIANLTASIIGNVFSFKPLKACRLEDMRLPVAYVKTFRGPPTGIVVERERLEKYGRPLLGATMKPKLGLSGKNYGRVVYEALRGGLDFTKDDENINSQPFMHWRDRFLYCMEGVNQAAAQTGESKGHYLNITAGTMEEMYKRAEFARDLGSCIVMIDLIVGWTAIQSMSNWCRDNDMILHLHRAGHGTYTRQKNHGVSFRVIAKWLRLAGVDHMHAGTAVGKLEGDPMTVQGFYNVCRDMVTKQDLPRGLFFDQDWASIKRVMPVASGGIHAGQMHQLLDLFGDEVVLQFGGGTIGHPMGIQAGATANRVALEAMVLARNEGRDIANEGPQILADAARWCQPLRAALDTWGDITFNYTSTDTADFVPTATPA, from the coding sequence ATGGGCGCCGCAGACACCCCGCAGCAGATCCTCGACCCCAAGAAGCGCTACCAGGCCGGCGTGCTGAAGTACGCCCAGATGGGCTACTGGGACGCCGACTACGAGCCCAAGGACACCGACGTGCTCGCCGTCTTCCGCATCACCCCGCAGGAAGGCGTCGACCCGATCGAAGCCGCCGCCGCGGTGGCCGGCGAGTCGTCGACCGCGACCTGGACCGTGGTGTGGACCGACCGCCTGACCGCCTGCGACATGTACCGCGCCAAGGCCTACCGTATCGACCCGGTGCCCGGCCAGGAAGGGCAGTATTTCTGCTGGGTGGCCTACGACCTGGACCTGTTCGAGGAAGGCTCGATCGCCAACCTCACCGCCTCGATCATCGGCAACGTGTTCAGCTTCAAGCCGCTCAAGGCCTGCCGGCTCGAGGACATGCGCCTGCCGGTGGCCTACGTGAAGACCTTCCGCGGCCCGCCCACCGGCATCGTGGTCGAGCGCGAGCGCCTGGAAAAATACGGCCGCCCGCTGCTGGGCGCGACCATGAAGCCCAAGCTCGGCCTCTCGGGGAAGAACTACGGCCGCGTGGTGTATGAGGCCCTGCGCGGCGGGCTGGACTTCACCAAGGACGACGAGAACATCAACTCGCAGCCCTTCATGCACTGGCGCGACCGCTTCCTGTACTGCATGGAAGGCGTGAACCAGGCCGCAGCGCAGACCGGCGAATCCAAGGGCCATTACCTCAACATCACCGCCGGCACCATGGAGGAGATGTACAAGCGCGCCGAATTCGCCCGCGACCTCGGCTCCTGCATCGTCATGATCGACCTCATCGTCGGCTGGACCGCCATCCAGTCGATGAGCAACTGGTGCCGCGACAACGACATGATCCTGCACCTGCACCGTGCCGGCCACGGCACCTACACCCGGCAGAAGAACCACGGCGTGAGCTTCCGCGTCATCGCCAAGTGGCTGCGCCTGGCCGGCGTCGACCACATGCACGCCGGCACCGCGGTCGGCAAGCTCGAGGGCGACCCGATGACCGTGCAGGGCTTCTACAACGTCTGCCGTGACATGGTGACGAAGCAGGACCTGCCGCGCGGCCTGTTCTTCGACCAGGACTGGGCCAGCATCAAGCGCGTGATGCCGGTGGCCTCGGGCGGCATCCACGCCGGCCAGATGCATCAGCTGCTCGACCTCTTCGGTGATGAAGTGGTGCTGCAGTTCGGCGGCGGCACCATCGGCCACCCGATGGGCATCCAGGCCGGCGCCACCGCCAACCGTGTCGCCCTCGAGGCCATGGTGCTCGCCCGCAACGAAGGCCGCGACATCGCCAACGAAGGCCCGCAGATCCTCGCCGATGCCGCCAGGTGGTGCCAGCCGCTGCGCGCCGCGCTCGATACCTGGGGCGACATCACCTTCAACTACACCAGCACCGACACCGCGGACTTCGTGCCCACGGCGACCCCAGCCTGA
- a CDS encoding LysR family transcriptional regulator has product MKLAQRLTLKQLRALVAVADSASFTQAARLLHLTQPAISMQIRDAEAIVGQVLVDGRREIRLTPAGEILVRAARQVVHSLEFAEVELKARIGVAAGTLDVVAITTAEYFVPYLLAEFGRRFPDITFRLTVANREHVRALIQEQRCDVAIMGQPPRGLDLRRIPFAPHRLSFVARPDHRLAGRRHIPPAALTDERLLLREQGSGTRDNLERFLRAHGVKPLAADELGSNETLKQAVMAGMGIAFLSHHTFAMEVESGRLLRLDVADTPVIREWNVVSRTDRPMTPALDALLEFLQTEGAARMRAMER; this is encoded by the coding sequence ATGAAGCTTGCCCAGCGTCTGACCCTCAAGCAGCTTCGCGCCCTGGTGGCGGTCGCGGACAGCGCGAGCTTCACGCAGGCCGCCCGCCTGTTGCATCTGACCCAGCCGGCGATCTCGATGCAGATCCGCGACGCGGAGGCGATCGTCGGCCAGGTGCTGGTGGATGGCCGGCGCGAGATCCGGCTGACGCCGGCGGGCGAGATCCTGGTGCGTGCGGCGCGGCAGGTGGTGCACAGCCTCGAGTTCGCCGAGGTCGAGCTCAAGGCGCGGATCGGCGTGGCGGCCGGCACGCTGGATGTGGTGGCGATCACCACCGCGGAATACTTCGTGCCTTATCTGCTCGCCGAGTTCGGGCGGCGCTTCCCGGACATCACGTTCCGGCTCACGGTGGCCAACCGCGAGCATGTGCGCGCGCTGATCCAGGAGCAGCGCTGCGACGTGGCGATCATGGGGCAGCCGCCGCGCGGGCTGGACCTGCGGCGCATCCCCTTCGCGCCGCACCGGCTGTCCTTCGTCGCCCGCCCCGACCACCGCCTGGCCGGACGCAGGCACATCCCGCCCGCGGCGCTCACCGACGAGCGCCTGCTGCTGCGCGAGCAGGGCTCGGGCACGCGCGACAACCTCGAGCGCTTCCTGCGCGCCCATGGTGTCAAGCCGCTGGCGGCGGACGAGCTCGGCAGCAACGAGACCTTGAAGCAGGCGGTGATGGCCGGCATGGGCATCGCCTTCCTGTCGCACCACACCTTCGCGATGGAGGTGGAAAGCGGGCGCCTGCTGCGGCTGGACGTGGCCGATACGCCGGTGATCCGGGAGTGGAACGTGGTGTCACGTACCGACCGACCGATGACGCCGGCGCTCGATGCGCTGCTCGAGTTCCTGCAGACCGAAGGGGCGGCAAGGATGCGGGCGATGGAGCGCTGA
- the fba gene encoding class II fructose-bisphosphate aldolase (catalyzes the reversible aldol condensation of dihydroxyacetonephosphate and glyceraldehyde 3-phosphate in the Calvin cycle, glycolysis, and/or gluconeogenesis) yields MPLVSMRQLLDHAAEHSYGLPAFNVNNLEQVQAIMEAAAECDSPVIMQASAGARKYAGEAFLRHLIDAAVEAYPNIPIVMHQDHGQSPAICMGAIRSGFSSVMMDGSLLEDGKSPSSYEYNVAVTREVVKFSHAIGVSVEGELGCLGSLETGQAGEEDGVGAEGTLDHSQMLTDPDQAADFVKQTDCDALAIAIGTSHGAYKFSRKPTGDILAIERIKQIHARIPNTHLVMHGSSSVPQELLEIIRQYGGDMKETYGVPVEEIVQGIKYGVRKINIDTDIRLAMTGAVRKFLVENPSKFDPREFNKPAREAAKLVCKARFEAFGCAGMASRIKPVSLEKMAARYKAGELTQVVR; encoded by the coding sequence ATGCCCCTCGTTTCCATGCGCCAGCTGCTCGACCACGCCGCCGAGCACAGCTATGGCCTGCCCGCCTTCAACGTGAACAACCTCGAACAGGTCCAGGCCATCATGGAAGCGGCGGCCGAGTGCGACAGCCCGGTGATCATGCAGGCCTCGGCCGGCGCGCGCAAATACGCGGGCGAGGCCTTCCTCCGCCACCTGATCGACGCCGCGGTCGAGGCCTATCCCAATATCCCGATCGTCATGCACCAGGACCACGGCCAGAGCCCCGCGATCTGCATGGGCGCGATCCGCTCCGGCTTCTCCAGCGTGATGATGGACGGTTCGCTGCTGGAAGACGGCAAGTCGCCGTCGTCCTATGAGTACAACGTCGCCGTCACGCGCGAGGTGGTGAAGTTCTCGCACGCCATCGGCGTCAGCGTCGAGGGCGAGCTCGGCTGCCTCGGCTCGCTCGAGACCGGCCAGGCCGGCGAGGAAGACGGCGTCGGTGCCGAAGGCACGCTCGACCACAGCCAGATGCTGACCGATCCCGACCAGGCCGCCGACTTCGTCAAGCAGACCGACTGCGACGCGCTCGCGATCGCCATCGGCACGAGCCACGGCGCCTACAAGTTCAGCCGCAAGCCCACCGGCGACATCCTCGCCATCGAGCGCATCAAGCAGATCCACGCCCGCATCCCCAACACCCACCTGGTGATGCACGGCTCGTCGTCGGTACCGCAGGAACTGCTCGAGATCATCCGCCAGTACGGCGGCGACATGAAGGAAACCTACGGCGTGCCGGTCGAGGAGATCGTGCAGGGCATCAAGTACGGGGTGCGCAAGATCAACATCGACACCGACATCCGCCTGGCGATGACCGGCGCGGTGCGCAAGTTCCTGGTCGAGAACCCCTCCAAGTTCGACCCGCGCGAGTTCAACAAGCCCGCGCGCGAGGCCGCCAAGCTGGTGTGCAAGGCCCGCTTCGAAGCCTTCGGCTGCGCCGGCATGGCGAGCAGGATCAAGCCGGTGTCGCTGGAGAAGATGGCCGCGCGCTACAAGGCCGGCGAGCTGACGCAGGTCGTGCGCTGA